The nucleotide sequence CCAATGCTCACCGGTTGCCACGACACTCAAATCCAATTGCGGGCGATAATTGCTCACGAAGGTTTTAAATAATTCATGAGTGGCTTCCAATTCTTCTTGGAACTTAGCGCGACCTTCATCAGTATTCTCACCAAATACAGTTAAAGTACGTTTGAAATTACCGGCAGTGTGCTGCTCATAATCAATGTCGTGCTTCTTTAATAACTTATTAAAATTAGGTATTTGCGCTATAACGCCAATCGAGCCCACAATGGCAAAAGGAGCGGCAATCACAGTATTGGCCACACATGCCATCATATAACCACCACTAGCCGCGACTTTATCGACGCAGATAGTTAATGGGATATTGGCTTGACGAATTCTATCAAGCTGGCTTGCCGCTAAACCGTAACCATGCACCATGCCGCCGCCACTTTCAACGTTGACAATCACTTCATCTGCGCTAGTCGCTATGGTTAAAATCGCGCTAATTTCTTCGCGCAAAGAAGCCACTTCATTAGCATCAATGCTGCCTTTAAAGTCAATCACATAGACGCGAG is from Shewanella sp. SNU WT4 and encodes:
- the sohB gene encoding protease SohB, which encodes MEFIYEYGLFLAKAVTVVVAIGAIVILVLASAVRQRPQAGELRLTNISEELQELTHHLQEQLLNKKQLKAYEKQLKDEQKAKDKQVDEEPVSRVYVIDFKGSIDANEVASLREEISAILTIATSADEVIVNVESGGGMVHGYGLAASQLDRIRQANIPLTICVDKVAASGGYMMACVANTVIAAPFAIVGSIGVIAQIPNFNKLLKKHDIDYEQHTAGNFKRTLTVFGENTDEGRAKFQEELEATHELFKTFVSNYRPQLDLSVVATGEHWYGQQALALGLVDKISTSDDVLLGLARNKTVIKVRYQIKKKLADKIAHGASLSVSAIFNKLAEKNQSTH